A region from the Sandaracinus amylolyticus genome encodes:
- a CDS encoding DoxX family protein, protein MNALRPIAYWISTALLALALGAGGVLDLTRAPEVMTGLERLGYPAYLATLLGAWKLAGVAALLAPGLGRLKEWAYAGIAFDLTGAAFSHVASGDAPGAVAPIALFVIAAASWALRPASRLARPLPWSTGRVPALERRMA, encoded by the coding sequence ATGAACGCGCTACGTCCGATCGCCTACTGGATCTCCACCGCGCTGCTCGCGCTCGCGCTCGGCGCGGGCGGTGTGCTCGACCTGACGCGCGCGCCCGAGGTGATGACCGGCCTCGAGCGGCTCGGCTATCCCGCGTACCTCGCGACGCTGCTCGGCGCGTGGAAGCTCGCCGGCGTCGCCGCGCTCCTCGCGCCGGGGCTCGGCCGGCTGAAGGAGTGGGCGTACGCAGGGATCGCGTTCGACCTCACCGGCGCCGCGTTCTCGCACGTCGCGAGCGGAGACGCGCCCGGGGCGGTCGCGCCGATCGCGCTCTTCGTGATCGCGGCGGCGTCGTGGGCGCTCCGGCCCGCGTCGCGCCTGGCGCGCCCGCTTCCGTGGTCGACGGGGCGCGTCCCCGCGCTCGAGAGGAGGATGGCGTGA
- a CDS encoding pirin family protein, whose product MSRLLPSIDTPAPSVGFLGAGHTAVAVLSPHDLAASDPFVLITDDRIDLAPGAPIGEAHPHAGLETFTLVLEGSVLDHDEGALDAGDAAWMTAGRGVVHGEHLESRGPTRILQVWIALPAHARGTKPSFRVIRGAPVRRERGAEVRVYGGRSGDVVAPRANVVPITALEVRLDPDASFEQALPDAYGGLVYVVDGSLDHAATGQVAWLDRETESSVVLRAGPRGARVVLLAGERLDEPIVQHGPFVAGSRAEIAEMFLRYRAGRFATVRELATAPGVLLSR is encoded by the coding sequence GTGAGCAGGCTGCTCCCGAGCATCGACACGCCCGCTCCCTCGGTCGGCTTCCTCGGAGCCGGGCACACCGCGGTCGCGGTGCTCTCGCCGCACGATCTCGCGGCGAGCGATCCCTTCGTGCTGATCACCGACGATCGCATCGACCTCGCGCCCGGTGCGCCGATCGGCGAGGCGCACCCGCACGCCGGGCTCGAGACGTTCACGCTCGTGCTCGAGGGCTCGGTGCTCGATCACGACGAGGGCGCGCTCGACGCGGGCGACGCGGCGTGGATGACCGCGGGCCGCGGCGTCGTGCACGGCGAGCACCTCGAGTCGCGCGGGCCGACGCGCATCCTGCAGGTCTGGATCGCGCTGCCGGCGCATGCGCGGGGCACGAAGCCGTCGTTCCGCGTGATCCGCGGCGCGCCGGTGCGACGCGAGCGCGGCGCGGAGGTGCGCGTCTACGGTGGCCGGAGCGGCGACGTGGTCGCACCGAGGGCCAACGTGGTGCCGATCACCGCGCTCGAGGTGCGGCTCGACCCGGACGCGTCGTTCGAACAAGCGCTGCCCGACGCGTACGGCGGGCTCGTCTACGTCGTCGACGGCTCGCTCGATCACGCCGCGACCGGGCAGGTCGCATGGCTGGATCGCGAGACCGAGTCCTCGGTCGTCCTGCGCGCCGGACCGCGCGGCGCGCGCGTCGTTCTCCTCGCGGGAGAGCGGCTCGACGAGCCGATCGTGCAGCACGGGCCCTTCGTCGCGGGATCGCGCGCCGAGATCGCGGAGATGTTCCTGCGCTACCGCGCGGGGCGCTTCGCGACGGTCCGCGAGCTCGCGACGGCGCCCGGCGTTCTCTTGTCGCGATGA
- the msrB gene encoding peptide-methionine (R)-S-oxide reductase MsrB → MLTWNDVVSLADKGNLPPPRTVRKTEAEWRALLTPEEFHVTRQHGTERAFSSEMCSLFEPGRYECKCCGTLLFDASTKFESGTGWPSFTQPVAQDVIAYHVDRGYGMVRVETLCNVCEAHLGHVFPDGPQPSGLRYCMNAVALKKLSE, encoded by the coding sequence ATGCTCACCTGGAACGACGTCGTCTCCCTCGCCGACAAGGGCAATCTGCCGCCGCCGCGCACCGTGCGGAAGACCGAGGCGGAGTGGCGCGCACTCCTCACGCCCGAGGAGTTCCACGTCACGCGGCAGCACGGGACCGAGCGCGCGTTCAGCTCGGAGATGTGCTCGCTCTTCGAGCCGGGGCGCTACGAGTGCAAGTGCTGCGGGACGTTGCTGTTCGACGCGTCGACGAAGTTCGAGTCGGGCACCGGATGGCCTTCGTTCACGCAGCCCGTCGCGCAGGACGTGATCGCGTACCACGTCGATCGCGGCTACGGGATGGTGCGCGTCGAGACGCTCTGCAACGTCTGCGAGGCGCACCTCGGGCACGTGTTCCCCGACGGACCGCAGCCGAGCGGGCTGCGCTACTGCATGAACGCGGTCGCGCTGAAGAAGCTCTCCGAGTGA
- a CDS encoding VWA domain-containing protein — protein MRIVALVISIVASGLVASGASAQDAGTPELDEFRRMVDADPFTAEESDPIGTSAGDAEMRTMRLPEPEEIVEERIPPVSGDVLTAIPGVRETEHRAEIELREGVAIVHERITLTSSARVPAEARYRLAVPEGAVLVALEVCAAGACRTGIADRTTGPLGAYDDAARASGSSAAPIAHATNARDERGDAIVVRAAPVRRAGLEVRVAWAVRTIVRGGRVRFLVPARGNDARVVDTRWTVRAIDLVAPSIDGVPIETREETRPSSVPIALGATLPLTAGVRATASSVPCAAGRCARLRVVAGRPSIAGGDVIVAIDASPSTVASARGRIAPTVRTLLSMLPSGARVRVVAFAARAEEVGASWVAPTAVDSGALDLAVERELGSATRFEALWALVGPWARRGTRVVIVGDGGLTASATGAGAFASAAREGVILASVDVADRASTTALRSAIEGANGVVIDAGAEAQGATAGRGSEPLVARLTSALAPVAMRAVSVRIGDTRHALGVLREGEELVWEGPLSGATTSASITVDGTTTRASAAGAEIGPALTALADRGATALAAIDASDVARGDAGSCRARGPYASNSGVVARGETIALAHTRRCDPPPATSALDRPRREHRSGVPARVLLASLRRRVIPPARACFRADRAGRASYQERAELRVELADREIVAVQVGGAIEEALRTCLEGALDGLDVPGFDGRVIVTWPLYTAPTLPPPVLELRSDVADEVDRVATPE, from the coding sequence ATGCGAATCGTCGCGCTCGTGATCTCGATCGTGGCGTCCGGCCTCGTCGCGAGCGGCGCGAGCGCGCAGGACGCGGGCACGCCGGAGCTCGACGAGTTCCGGCGCATGGTCGACGCCGATCCGTTCACCGCCGAGGAGAGCGATCCGATCGGCACGTCCGCGGGCGACGCCGAGATGCGCACGATGCGCCTCCCCGAGCCCGAGGAGATCGTGGAGGAGCGCATCCCGCCGGTGAGCGGCGACGTGCTCACCGCGATCCCGGGTGTGCGCGAGACCGAGCATCGCGCCGAGATCGAGCTGCGCGAGGGCGTCGCGATCGTGCACGAGCGGATCACGCTGACGAGCTCGGCGCGCGTGCCCGCGGAGGCGCGGTATCGGCTCGCGGTGCCCGAAGGCGCGGTGCTCGTCGCGCTCGAAGTGTGCGCAGCGGGCGCGTGCCGCACGGGGATCGCGGATCGCACGACGGGCCCGCTCGGCGCGTACGACGACGCGGCGCGTGCGAGCGGATCGAGCGCGGCGCCGATTGCGCATGCGACGAACGCGCGCGACGAGCGCGGCGACGCGATCGTGGTGCGCGCCGCGCCGGTGCGGCGCGCCGGGCTCGAGGTGCGCGTCGCCTGGGCGGTCCGGACGATCGTGCGCGGCGGGCGCGTGCGCTTCCTGGTACCGGCGCGCGGCAACGACGCGCGCGTGGTGGACACGCGATGGACGGTGCGCGCGATCGATCTCGTCGCGCCCTCGATCGACGGAGTGCCGATCGAGACGCGCGAGGAGACGCGCCCTTCGAGCGTCCCGATCGCGCTCGGCGCGACGCTGCCGCTCACCGCGGGCGTGCGCGCGACCGCGTCGAGCGTGCCGTGCGCCGCGGGACGATGCGCGCGGCTGCGCGTCGTCGCGGGACGTCCGAGCATCGCGGGCGGTGACGTGATCGTCGCGATCGACGCGTCGCCGTCGACCGTCGCGTCGGCGCGCGGACGGATCGCGCCGACGGTGCGCACGCTGCTCTCGATGCTCCCGAGCGGCGCGCGGGTGCGCGTGGTCGCGTTCGCGGCGCGCGCCGAAGAGGTCGGTGCGTCGTGGGTGGCGCCCACCGCGGTCGACTCGGGCGCGCTCGATCTCGCGGTGGAGCGTGAGCTGGGCTCGGCGACGCGGTTCGAGGCGCTGTGGGCGCTCGTGGGCCCGTGGGCGCGTCGCGGCACGCGCGTGGTGATCGTGGGCGACGGCGGGCTCACCGCGAGCGCCACGGGCGCCGGCGCGTTCGCCTCGGCAGCGCGCGAGGGCGTGATCCTCGCGTCGGTCGACGTCGCGGATCGCGCGAGCACCACCGCGCTGCGCAGCGCGATCGAGGGCGCGAACGGTGTGGTCATCGACGCCGGCGCCGAGGCCCAGGGCGCGACCGCGGGCAGAGGGAGCGAGCCGCTCGTCGCGCGGCTGACGTCGGCGCTCGCGCCGGTCGCGATGCGCGCGGTGAGCGTGCGCATCGGCGACACCCGCCACGCGCTCGGTGTGCTGCGCGAGGGCGAAGAGCTCGTGTGGGAAGGCCCGCTCTCGGGCGCGACCACGTCGGCGTCGATCACCGTGGACGGCACCACGACGCGCGCGTCCGCGGCCGGCGCGGAGATCGGCCCGGCGCTCACCGCGCTCGCGGATCGCGGCGCCACCGCGCTGGCCGCGATCGACGCCAGCGACGTCGCGCGCGGCGACGCGGGCTCGTGCCGCGCGCGCGGGCCCTACGCGTCCAACAGCGGCGTGGTCGCGCGCGGCGAGACGATCGCGCTCGCGCACACCCGGCGTTGTGATCCCCCGCCCGCCACGAGCGCGCTCGATCGTCCGCGGCGCGAGCATCGCAGCGGCGTCCCCGCGCGCGTGCTGCTCGCGTCGCTGCGACGTCGGGTGATCCCGCCCGCCCGTGCGTGCTTCCGCGCCGATCGCGCGGGGCGCGCGTCGTACCAGGAGCGCGCCGAGCTGCGCGTCGAGCTCGCGGATCGCGAGATCGTCGCGGTGCAGGTCGGCGGTGCGATCGAGGAGGCGCTGCGCACCTGTCTCGAAGGCGCGCTCGACGGGCTCGACGTGCCCGGGTTCGATGGCCGCGTGATCGTGACGTGGCCGCTCTACACGGCACCGACGCTCCCGCCGCCCGTGCTCGAGCTGCGCTCCGACGTCGCCGACGAGGTCGATCGCGTCGCGACGCCGGAGTGA
- a CDS encoding SPFH domain-containing protein: MDFVRGGVREMMIARPDSAKDLIVYKHPERTIPKYSQLTIDADEAAVFFRDGSLVGVLRTAGVGQRHQLDTGNIPFLSNLVDSFTGGNIFVTDLYFVSMRPNRNTKFGGPFPPMKDPELEITVSPRIFGTFIWRVVEPDKFIVNYVGMGGTPSNDRVESFIQTKFMNSVKKTVPNFVIRQKIEIQALPAYHDELGQSFLQKCDDLSEIGAQFLGLGDFTINFSDDELKRIQGAQDRYADIKAKKRAKDELTGGNFMQYAAGEAMLGAGQGMAKGGEGTGTVGAGAGLGMGFAMANMYGQQMGQPGGQPQQQPPPQASPAPQGGTVTCPGCSAKVPPGKFCAECGTSLAPPQPKPCAACQTMLAPGTKFCPNCGTRAT; this comes from the coding sequence ATGGACTTCGTTCGTGGTGGTGTGCGCGAGATGATGATCGCGCGCCCCGACTCCGCGAAGGATCTGATCGTCTACAAGCATCCCGAGCGCACGATCCCGAAGTACTCCCAGCTCACGATCGACGCCGACGAGGCGGCGGTGTTCTTCCGCGACGGCTCGCTGGTCGGCGTGCTGCGCACCGCGGGGGTCGGACAGCGCCACCAGCTCGACACCGGCAACATCCCGTTCCTCTCGAACCTGGTCGACTCGTTCACCGGCGGGAACATCTTCGTCACCGATCTCTACTTCGTGAGCATGCGGCCCAACCGCAACACGAAGTTCGGCGGGCCCTTCCCTCCGATGAAGGATCCCGAGCTCGAGATCACGGTGAGCCCGCGCATCTTCGGCACCTTCATCTGGCGCGTGGTCGAGCCCGACAAGTTCATCGTCAACTACGTCGGCATGGGCGGCACGCCCAGCAACGACCGAGTGGAGTCGTTCATCCAGACGAAGTTCATGAACTCGGTCAAGAAGACCGTGCCGAACTTCGTGATCCGCCAGAAGATCGAGATCCAGGCGCTGCCCGCGTACCACGACGAGCTCGGCCAGTCGTTCCTCCAGAAGTGCGACGATCTGAGCGAGATCGGCGCACAGTTCCTCGGGCTCGGCGACTTCACGATCAACTTCAGCGACGACGAGCTGAAGCGCATCCAGGGCGCGCAGGATCGTTACGCCGACATCAAGGCGAAGAAGCGCGCGAAGGACGAGCTCACCGGCGGCAACTTCATGCAGTACGCGGCGGGCGAGGCGATGCTCGGCGCCGGTCAGGGCATGGCGAAGGGCGGCGAGGGCACGGGCACGGTGGGCGCCGGCGCGGGGCTCGGGATGGGCTTCGCGATGGCGAACATGTACGGCCAGCAGATGGGCCAGCCCGGAGGGCAGCCGCAGCAGCAGCCGCCTCCGCAGGCGTCGCCCGCGCCGCAGGGTGGAACGGTGACGTGCCCGGGGTGCAGCGCGAAGGTGCCGCCGGGGAAGTTCTGCGCGGAGTGCGGCACGTCGCTCGCGCCGCCGCAGCCGAAGCCCTGCGCGGCGTGTCAGACGATGCTCGCGCCGGGGACGAAGTTCTGCCCGAATTGCGGAACTCGAGCGACCTGA